The Candidatus Rokuibacteriota bacterium genomic sequence GCAAGCTGACGGTCTGGATGACCACCCAGGCCCCCCACGCGATCCGCACCGTGTTCGCCCTCGTCGCAGGGCACGTCGGCCTGGCTGAGCACAAGATCCGGATCGTCTCTCCTGACATTGGCGGCGGCTTCGGGGGCAAGGTGCCGGTCTATCCCGGCTACGTCATCGCCGTGGCGGCCGCGGTGCTCACGGGCGCGCCGGTCAAGTGGATCGAGGACCGGATGGAGAACCTGCAGGCCGATTCCTTCGCCCGTGACTACCACATCACAGCCGAGCTAGCCGCGACAAAAAACGGTACGCTCACGGCGCTCAGGATCAAGACGATTGCCGACCACGGCTACACCGATGCGGCGGCCAACCCTTCGAAGTTCCCGGCGGGGCTCTTCCACATCTGCACCGGCTCCTACGATTTCAAGGCCGCCCACGTGGAGGTGGACGGAGTCTATACGAACAAGCCGCCGGGGGGGATCGCCTACCGGTGCTCGTTCCGGGTCACGGAAGCCGTGCACACCATCGAGAGGATGGCGGATCTCATGGCCCACCAGCTCGGGATGGACCCGGCTGAGTTCAGGCTCAAGAACTTCATCAAGCCCGAGCAATTCCCCTACAAGTCTGCCCTGGGATGGGAGTACGACAGCGGAAACTACGCGGCTGCACTCCGGAAGGCCATGGACAAGATCGGCTACGCCGAGCTCCAGCGCGAGCAGGCCGAGAAGCGCAAGCGCGGCGAGCTGATGGGGATCGGGATCTCGAGCTTCACCGAGATCGTCGGTGCCGGTCCCTCCAAGCACTTCGACATCCTGGGCCTCAAGATGTTCGACAGTGCGGAGATTCGAATCCACCCCACCGGCAAGGTCATCGCCCGCTTCGGGACCCGGTCTCAGGGTCAGGGGCACGAGACCACCTATGCCCAGATCATCGCCGAGGAGCTGGGGATTCCGGTCGCCGACATCCAGGTGGAGGAGGGCGACACGGACACGGCTCCGTACGGCCTCGGGACCTACGCGAGTCGCTCCACGCCGACGGCCGGCGCAGCCGGCGCGATGGCGGCCCGGAAGATCCGGGACAAGGCGCGGAAGATCGCCGCCCACCTCTTGGAAGCTGCCGAGGAGGATTTGGTGTGGGAGCCGGGAAAATTTTCCGTGAAGGGCGCGCCGAACCGCTTGAAGACGATCCAGGAAATCGCCTTCGCCGCCTACACCAACCACCCGCCTGGAATGGAAGCCGGGCTGGAGGCCGTCAGCTATTACGACCCACCCAACCTGACCTATCCGTTCGGGAGCTACATCTGCGTGGTGGACATCGACAAGGGGACCGGGGAAGTGAAGGTTCGACGCTTCGTGGCGGTGGACGACTGCGGCAACATCATCAACCCGATGATCGTGGAGGGACAGATCCACGGGGGGCTGACGATGGGGCTCGCTCCTGCCCTGTACGAGGAGATCTCCTACGACGAGAACGGCAACATCCAGGGCGGGAGTTTCATGGATTACTTGCTTCCGACCGCGGTGGAAACCCCGAAGTGGGAGACGGACAAAACTTGCACCCCCTCGCCGCATCATCCGCTCGGTGCGAAAGGCGTTGGAGAGTCGGCGACGGTAGGGGCTCCGGCTGCC encodes the following:
- a CDS encoding carbon-monoxide dehydrogenase large subunit, which translates into the protein MMALRTSPEIGGMGHSVKRKEDPRFIRGKGTYVDDIQLAGMLYLDIVRSPFAHAKIKKIDASKALAIPGVLAVITGQDLAKYNLHGMPTLMSDTQMVLPVEKVMYQAQEVAAVLAKERYIAADGVEAVEVEYEPLPVVVDPKKALEPSAPVLRTDKKDKKDNHIWHWEWGDRAATDRAFREAEVTVKEDIYIPRIHVASIETCGCVAHFDKVMGKLTVWMTTQAPHAIRTVFALVAGHVGLAEHKIRIVSPDIGGGFGGKVPVYPGYVIAVAAAVLTGAPVKWIEDRMENLQADSFARDYHITAELAATKNGTLTALRIKTIADHGYTDAAANPSKFPAGLFHICTGSYDFKAAHVEVDGVYTNKPPGGIAYRCSFRVTEAVHTIERMADLMAHQLGMDPAEFRLKNFIKPEQFPYKSALGWEYDSGNYAAALRKAMDKIGYAELQREQAEKRKRGELMGIGISSFTEIVGAGPSKHFDILGLKMFDSAEIRIHPTGKVIARFGTRSQGQGHETTYAQIIAEELGIPVADIQVEEGDTDTAPYGLGTYASRSTPTAGAAGAMAARKIRDKARKIAAHLLEAAEEDLVWEPGKFSVKGAPNRLKTIQEIAFAAYTNHPPGMEAGLEAVSYYDPPNLTYPFGSYICVVDIDKGTGEVKVRRFVAVDDCGNIINPMIVEGQIHGGLTMGLAPALYEEISYDENGNIQGGSFMDYLLPTAVETPKWETDKTCTPSPHHPLGAKGVGESATVGAPAAIANAVVDALWHLGVRHIDIPITPAKVWKLLREHGVTE